The Pseudomonadales bacterium genomic interval CTCAGCCGCGCAGGTCGCCGGCACGGCCCGCGCGCAGGCGATCGAGCGCGGGGTCGAGACGGCGCGAACGCACGATCTGCGGTGCACGCACCAGATAGAACAGGCTCGCAAAACCGCTCCAGACATGGACCAGCCGGGTGAACGGGAACACCAGGAATACGGTCATCCCCAGAAACATGTGCGCCTTGAATACCCAGCCCACGTCGGCCAGCAGCGGAACGGCGCCGCCACGGAACGTCACGACGCGCTGAGCCCATCCAGCCAGTTTGAGCATCGTGCTGCCATCGAGATGCTGGGCGGAAAGCGGGATGGTGGCCAACCCGAGCAGCAGTTGCAGCCACAGCAGCACGGCGATCAGGATGTCACCGGGGCGCGATGCGGCACGGATGCGCTCGTCGAACAACCTCCGCTGCAACAGCAGCGTCAACCCGATGAAGCCCAGCGTGCCGGCGATTCCACCCGAAACCATCGCCAGCAGCTGCTTTGCACCGCTGCTGATGAAGGGTTCGTAGATGAAGTGCGGTGTCAGCATGCCGACCAGGTGGCCGAAGAACAGGAACAGCACGCCGATGTGGAACAGGTTGTTCGCCAGGCGCAACTGCCCGCGTCGCAGCAACTCCGAGGAATCGCTCTTCCACGTGTACTGGT includes:
- the narI gene encoding respiratory nitrate reductase subunit gamma; translated protein: MNALDYLLFGIYPYICMAVFLVGSLIRFDRDQYTWKSDSSELLRRGQLRLANNLFHIGVLFLFFGHLVGMLTPHFIYEPFISSGAKQLLAMVSGGIAGTLGFIGLTLLLQRRLFDERIRAASRPGDILIAVLLWLQLLLGLATIPLSAQHLDGSTMLKLAGWAQRVVTFRGGAVPLLADVGWVFKAHMFLGMTVFLVFPFTRLVHVWSGFASLFYLVRAPQIVRSRRLDPALDRLRAGRAGDLRG